CAGGATGCTCTCCATTGCAAAGCAGAGCAATGCCAAGGTTATCGAGGGCGACGCGTTCCGCTATTTCGACAGCTGGAGGAATCCGGTGCTTCGCGAACTTGCTCCCGCTATGCCCGGGGCAAAACCGCTTGCTCTGGCAAAAGCATGCCGCCCGAAGGTCACTGCCGCCGAAGTCAGTGAATCTCTGAATTTTTTGGTCAAGGCAAACCTGCTCAAGAAAGATGCCGCCGGCAATTACAAACAGTCCGATAAGATTGTGACGGCTGGGCCGATGGCGGCAGCGTCCGTCGCTGTCCGCGGGCTGCACCGCCAGATGGGTGAAATCGCGCTTGACGCCATTGAGGGCGTGCCGCAAAATGAACGTCATTTTTCGGGCGTGACCTTGGGTATCACCCGCAGCGCTTACGACGAGATTGTCGCAGTGATTAATGATTGCCGCAAGAAAATTATTGAGATCGCTACTCGGGATGACGCGACAGACGAGGTGTATCGCCTGAACATGCAGTTTTTCCCGATGACGAACAAGAAAGGTTTTAAAAAAGGGTAGGAGGAAATCATGAATAATGTTAAAATGAGCAGAAAGTTTATCTGCAGTATGGCGATGCCGCTCGCCATGATGTTCGCGGCTTTCCAGACGAGCGCACTTGTGGCGTGTTCCGATGACAAGTCCGTCTCGGGCGGTGCTTCGGAAGAGCCGAGCGTTTACGCCCTGAAAGATATCACGGTAGCGGCGCGGGCTTATTATGCACGCACCCTTGAAAGCGATGGCGGTTCCGGTGAAATTGCGGTGTCTGCTCCGTCGAATCTTTTCCTGTATGGGGGCGAAGCCCGTTTATCGGAACTGGATACGGTAACCTTGGAACCGCTGGACAGTGTGGCCATTACGGCCAATATCTGTACAACAGAACCGGATACCTTGACCGGCGAAGTAACTAATCCCTGTGACGAGGGAACAGCTACCGGATCGTTCAAGTTTAAGGACATCACGTTGAAAAGTCCCGTAGTCCTGATAGAGGCTGTTGCAGGGGAGGTGTCACTCAAGGCGATTGTGGACGTGCGAGATTCGGGTTCTTTTGCTATTGACGCTATGTCGCATTTGGCGTATTACCGAATCGCGAATCTTGTCGCGTCCGGTTCGTCGTTTGCCGCAGCGAAAACGCAGGCTGAATCAGAACTCATGAGTGCCTTTGCATTCGGCGAGTCACCAGCCATACGGCAGGCTGCCTTGAGTGAAGGTGTCCCGTATGATCTTCTGGAAAAAGTTGGAGAAGAGTTTGGCGCGGCGGGTTCGGTTGCAGGATTGTCGGATTCGACAAGGAGAGCGCTTGAAACGTCGATAGAGGGCCTGAATATTTTCACGGTTGTGCAATTTTCTCCTTGGAGCTTTGAAAGGCGCGGTGAGGGCTCTGCCCAGTATTACCAAGAATGCCTGCAGAAGAAAACTTATTATGCGAACCTGCTTGCGTCTGTGTTTGAGCATGGAACATGCTCGGCCGAGAAGGAGGGAACATTTGCCGATATTTCGGGCAATCTGTTTGAACTGATGTGCGCGTCCGGTTCCTGGGATATTGCTCTTCGCGAGAGGAACGGCGCCCGCATCAATCACACGTTCGGAACGATGACGGACGCCCGCGACGGCAAGGTGTACAAGACTGTGACTCTCGATCTGGATGGAATGTCGCAGACATGGATGGCGGAAAACCTGAAGTACGAGGCAGAGGGGTCATTCTGTTTTGATGACGAATGTTTCGAGGGCGTGTCATCGAATAGTTCCATTGGTCGCATGTATTCGTTCGTGTCTATGCTGGATTCTGCGTACTTTAAGGGAGCCTGGGAAGACGAAGATGGCTATGTCGATTACGATAGTGTGAAGTGGGATATGATTGCCGATTCGTTGGATGTCCTGAATTTTAACATGTGCCCCGAAGGTTGGCATGTGGCTCGATACGAAGAATGGGAAACTCTGTTCTCGTACCTGAGGAATAACTTTGGTGCCGAGTTGGGCAAGGAAACAAACTGGTTGATGCAGTCCTTTGGCAATCCGACGGGATTCGGCATGGATATGGTGGCTCGTGTGCGAGGGGCTAATGGTTGGTTCAAGATACAATTCTATCCGATGAAGTACCTGTTCGCTCCGACGTTCTTGCCTGAAAGTGCTCTTAAGCCGGAGGTTAGCATGTCGTGGGCTGGTGTGTTCGGAACGATTGTTAGTTATAGTTATTCGGGGGAACGTCTTGGTAGCCACTCTCATTTTGTAATTGAACATTATTATGGACCGGCAACAACGGGTTTCGTCCGTTGCGTCATGGATTAAACACCTTAAATTGCAAAAATAGGAGGGGAATGCCCTAAAAAGGAGGAATAGGGCTAGGAGGGGAAGGAAGATAGGCTTGCGCCTATCTTCTTTTTTTTGCGCTAAATTCAGTTTTCGAGTTGCTTCGCTTTTTTTTGGAAGTTTACATTGGGAAAATATGATGATTTTTTAGAAATTTATTTAAAAATGGCGAAATTTTAATAAAATCGCTAATTTTACATTGTAGAAAAAAGTGATTTTTCTTATTTCGGAGGTTATATTTAGAATGCTAGGAGGAACAATGAAGGGAATACTTGAATACACGAGCTACCGCCGGTATATTGCCGACTACTACGCCGAAAAAAAGGCCAAGTCGGCTTTCACCTGGCAGGACTTCACAAAGGCGGCAGGATTCACGTCGACTGTCTACCTTAAGTATGTGAGCGACGGATATTTCAACCTGAGCGATGCCGCCACGAAACGCGTGGCCGCGGCCATGAATCTGACGGAATTCGAACAGGAATACTTCTATGAGATGGTCCGGTTTGACCGCGCAAAGACGGATGCCGAGAAAAAGGCAATCTTCAAGAAGATGCTCTCTATCGCGGAATCGCACAAGGCGAAAATTCTGGAAGGGGACTCGTTCCGCTATTTCGACAGCTGGAAAAATCCTGTCATTCGCGAACTTGCTCCCGCTATGCCGGGCGCAAAGCCGCTAGCTCTCGCGCATGCGTGCCGCCCTAAAATTACCGCAGCCGAAGTGAGCGAAACTCTCAACTTTCTTGTCAAGGCGAACCTGCTCCAAAAGGACAAAGACGGGAAATATGCACAGACCGAAATAGGCGTGTCTACGGGTCCCATGGATGCGACTCCGGTAGCGGTTCGCGAAATGCATCGCCAGATGGGTGAATTTGCTCTCGGGGCCATAGAAGGTGTACCGCAAAATGAACGCCATTTTTCGGGCTTGACGCTTGGCGTCACACATGATGCCTACGATGAAATTGTTCAAGAAATTGCAGAATTCCGCAAAAGAATTATTGCGATTGCAACGAGAACGAATGATACGGACGAAGTATATCGTTTGAATGTTCAGTTCTTTCCGATGACAAAAAAGTGTGTAAAAAAGGATTAGGAGGATATCATGAAAATTTCAAAACAAAACACGCTGCTGCATGATTTTGTTGGGCCTGCATTCTGCCTGATGATGACGGTTGTTCCTCTCGTGATCTTCTCGGGTTGTTCTGGAGATGACGGTAAATCGCCGTTGGTGCACGAAGGTGGCTACACTGAAGAAACCGCTTCGCTTGAAAACATCACGGTTGCCGGTCGTGCATTGAACTTGTATGTGAAGGCGCAGGAGGTGGAATCCGACGATGAA
The sequence above is drawn from the Fibrobacter sp. UWR2 genome and encodes:
- a CDS encoding TIGR02147 family protein, with translation MKDIFEYTGYRQYIADFYAERKVKSAFTWREFARMAGFSSSVHLKYVSEGRFNLGEEAVERVAKAMGLDGNRLEYFRAMVEFDHAITDNIKKEIFDRMLSIAKQSNAKVIEGDAFRYFDSWRNPVLRELAPAMPGAKPLALAKACRPKVTAAEVSESLNFLVKANLLKKDAAGNYKQSDKIVTAGPMAAASVAVRGLHRQMGEIALDAIEGVPQNERHFSGVTLGITRSAYDEIVAVINDCRKKIIEIATRDDATDEVYRLNMQFFPMTNKKGFKKG
- a CDS encoding FISUMP domain-containing protein; its protein translation is MNNVKMSRKFICSMAMPLAMMFAAFQTSALVACSDDKSVSGGASEEPSVYALKDITVAARAYYARTLESDGGSGEIAVSAPSNLFLYGGEARLSELDTVTLEPLDSVAITANICTTEPDTLTGEVTNPCDEGTATGSFKFKDITLKSPVVLIEAVAGEVSLKAIVDVRDSGSFAIDAMSHLAYYRIANLVASGSSFAAAKTQAESELMSAFAFGESPAIRQAALSEGVPYDLLEKVGEEFGAAGSVAGLSDSTRRALETSIEGLNIFTVVQFSPWSFERRGEGSAQYYQECLQKKTYYANLLASVFEHGTCSAEKEGTFADISGNLFELMCASGSWDIALRERNGARINHTFGTMTDARDGKVYKTVTLDLDGMSQTWMAENLKYEAEGSFCFDDECFEGVSSNSSIGRMYSFVSMLDSAYFKGAWEDEDGYVDYDSVKWDMIADSLDVLNFNMCPEGWHVARYEEWETLFSYLRNNFGAELGKETNWLMQSFGNPTGFGMDMVARVRGANGWFKIQFYPMKYLFAPTFLPESALKPEVSMSWAGVFGTIVSYSYSGERLGSHSHFVIEHYYGPATTGFVRCVMD
- a CDS encoding TIGR02147 family protein → MKGILEYTSYRRYIADYYAEKKAKSAFTWQDFTKAAGFTSTVYLKYVSDGYFNLSDAATKRVAAAMNLTEFEQEYFYEMVRFDRAKTDAEKKAIFKKMLSIAESHKAKILEGDSFRYFDSWKNPVIRELAPAMPGAKPLALAHACRPKITAAEVSETLNFLVKANLLQKDKDGKYAQTEIGVSTGPMDATPVAVREMHRQMGEFALGAIEGVPQNERHFSGLTLGVTHDAYDEIVQEIAEFRKRIIAIATRTNDTDEVYRLNVQFFPMTKKCVKKD